In Paenibacillus sonchi, a single genomic region encodes these proteins:
- a CDS encoding collagen binding domain-containing protein, with the protein MLKKRIAAILSVLIIIVQGAYGLGFNTQAHAAEITDNIITSVTMAVYDNGVPVTDVVYKQGAEVKLTYDWELPDNTYQEGDTYSFELPDHFVLASDIMGTPLQADGLTLGHFDVLKGNPNKVNMTFGQDVDKYFGVHGSFSINTKFDKASFTETTEQHIVFPVNGGNQTVTLEFVPDNASIIEKSGRPVGTNKDGLNAKQITWTVDVNKVLSSVYDASVTDVIPAGLALTDPLDVKVYELNVKLDGSAAQGAEIPSSQYTVTDPSGNLNVAFKQSPITGAYRIQFTTDITDLTKKSFTNEASLKGTGLPASKSSATVNVSYGTPLKKTSSAYDPNTQTTTWEIDYNYNELPVAQANAVLKDYFDNTQELVADSLQVFPVSFLTNAGGTVGDTPVSNYTLISPSTAPSGKNGFELKFNSDINSAYKIKYKTQATGRVEKDTTVTNTVYSGDTYETGTRSIRQVIIAKTLPSSGVDYANKKVKWSVTLNADSYQMDNVVVKDVFPNKGLKIIPGSIVVKKGDTVITTGFSIQNEIPDTGFEVKFNSQITGPYTITYETYFDNQWLASDWLTTDAKFVNRATVEWTKPGSADVNTKTVTASFDPKPAEKANGYKSGSYNASSKEIIWSVGVNYNRNPLNSAEVTDTIEGKQVYVPGSVEIYNMIVAKNGDYSQGTAKLTLNTDYTVSYNETTKLLKVKFMKKIESAYIINFKTSLKGKLVDSPVITNTANLYNEGKEESKNLTASLTIPKANEFVQKSGSQSNTKIKWTVSINYSQSYIEDAAVTDDPSDNQILLADSFKLYATTVNPAGDVAKTGTPLVDGKDYELTMTTDLDSGKQQFVLKFKAPIEKAYILEYESLIVANNNDKVTNKVGLTGKNSTTITKTSTKDITVALSSADGVGTGTRKALKIIKADGADQSKLSGATFALYRKSGSSEVLFNTLTTDANGEAVFKNLWPGKYLLQEISAPSGYVLDSGKKVITFDSTTAIVEEFKVYNQKAATPTPSATPTASPTASPVVSPTPTPTVKPTETPTPTATPTPTATPTATPTATPTSTPTVTPTPTATATATATATATATATATPTTPPVIDYSTPTPVTSSVPGTVVTPGPSATPAATPSASPVQTPAVPQPTAVTTDEEVPIDEEIPLGGVPSIGEQPAHGTVKITPDGKWTYTPDPGYTGKDKFTIVVTDKDGNEEEEIIEVGVDEVPKGTVTDTPDTGENGLPGKLPQTGENSPLPLYLTGGGLMILGAVMSRRFKNHKKSK; encoded by the coding sequence ATGCTCAAAAAAAGAATAGCAGCCATACTCAGCGTTCTTATAATAATTGTACAAGGCGCTTACGGGCTGGGCTTCAATACTCAAGCTCATGCTGCGGAAATTACGGATAATATCATCACCAGCGTGACAATGGCCGTGTATGATAACGGGGTTCCCGTAACCGATGTGGTTTACAAGCAGGGCGCTGAAGTGAAGCTTACTTATGATTGGGAGCTGCCGGATAATACTTATCAGGAAGGGGATACTTACAGTTTCGAGCTGCCGGACCACTTTGTGCTGGCCAGTGACATCATGGGGACACCGCTGCAGGCGGATGGCCTTACTTTGGGACATTTTGATGTGCTGAAGGGTAATCCCAATAAAGTTAACATGACCTTTGGCCAGGATGTTGATAAATATTTTGGCGTGCATGGCTCTTTCTCGATTAATACGAAATTTGATAAAGCCAGCTTTACTGAAACGACTGAGCAGCACATCGTCTTTCCGGTTAACGGAGGCAACCAGACTGTAACGCTTGAGTTTGTTCCGGATAATGCTTCAATTATTGAAAAAAGCGGCAGGCCTGTTGGCACCAACAAGGATGGTCTGAACGCGAAGCAAATCACTTGGACGGTCGACGTGAACAAGGTGCTGTCGAGTGTCTATGATGCCTCTGTCACAGATGTTATCCCGGCTGGCCTTGCTTTAACGGACCCGCTGGATGTAAAGGTGTATGAGCTTAACGTGAAGCTGGACGGATCGGCGGCGCAGGGGGCGGAAATCCCTTCTTCCCAGTATACGGTGACAGATCCCTCCGGAAATCTGAACGTAGCCTTCAAGCAATCTCCCATAACGGGCGCATACCGTATTCAATTTACTACAGACATTACAGATCTTACAAAAAAGAGCTTCACCAATGAAGCTTCTTTAAAGGGTACCGGACTGCCGGCATCGAAGTCATCGGCAACGGTCAATGTGAGCTATGGAACACCATTGAAGAAAACCTCCAGTGCATATGATCCTAATACCCAGACGACTACCTGGGAGATCGATTACAATTACAATGAACTACCGGTTGCCCAGGCGAATGCTGTGCTGAAGGATTATTTTGACAACACACAGGAGCTGGTGGCAGATTCTCTGCAGGTCTTCCCGGTTAGCTTTTTGACGAATGCCGGAGGAACAGTGGGCGACACACCTGTGAGCAATTATACGCTGATATCTCCATCAACTGCGCCTAGCGGGAAAAACGGCTTTGAACTGAAGTTCAACAGTGACATCAACAGTGCTTACAAAATCAAATACAAAACCCAGGCCACCGGCCGTGTTGAGAAGGATACAACAGTAACAAATACCGTTTACTCCGGGGACACTTATGAAACCGGCACACGCAGCATCCGTCAGGTGATTATTGCCAAAACGCTGCCAAGCAGCGGTGTCGATTATGCCAACAAAAAGGTAAAATGGTCCGTGACCCTCAATGCCGACAGCTATCAGATGGATAATGTAGTCGTCAAGGATGTTTTTCCAAACAAAGGGCTGAAAATCATTCCCGGCAGCATCGTTGTCAAGAAAGGCGATACCGTGATTACCACGGGCTTCTCGATTCAGAATGAAATACCGGATACCGGTTTTGAGGTGAAGTTTAATTCGCAGATTACCGGACCGTATACCATTACTTATGAAACTTATTTTGATAATCAATGGCTCGCCAGCGACTGGTTGACCACGGATGCCAAGTTTGTGAACCGGGCGACAGTGGAATGGACCAAACCGGGCTCCGCGGATGTGAACACCAAAACCGTTACCGCATCCTTTGATCCTAAACCGGCGGAAAAAGCCAACGGCTACAAAAGCGGCTCCTATAATGCGTCCAGCAAGGAAATTATCTGGTCCGTAGGGGTCAATTATAACCGCAACCCGCTTAACAGCGCCGAGGTTACCGATACTATAGAAGGCAAGCAGGTATATGTTCCGGGGTCTGTAGAAATCTACAATATGATCGTGGCCAAAAATGGCGACTACAGCCAGGGAACGGCCAAGCTGACACTTAACACGGATTATACAGTCTCTTACAACGAGACCACGAAGCTGCTAAAAGTGAAGTTCATGAAGAAGATTGAATCTGCATACATCATCAATTTCAAAACAAGTCTAAAGGGAAAATTGGTCGACAGTCCTGTAATTACGAATACTGCGAATCTGTACAATGAAGGCAAAGAGGAATCGAAAAATCTTACAGCTTCGCTGACGATTCCCAAGGCTAATGAATTTGTGCAGAAGAGCGGCAGCCAGAGCAATACTAAGATCAAATGGACCGTCAGCATCAACTACAGCCAGTCGTATATCGAAGATGCGGCAGTCACGGATGATCCCAGCGATAATCAAATCCTGCTGGCCGATTCTTTTAAGCTCTATGCGACTACGGTAAATCCTGCTGGAGATGTAGCGAAAACGGGAACTCCATTGGTTGATGGAAAAGATTATGAACTGACAATGACTACCGACCTTGATTCGGGAAAACAGCAGTTTGTGCTGAAATTCAAAGCACCTATTGAAAAAGCTTATATTCTGGAGTACGAATCGCTGATTGTAGCGAACAATAACGATAAGGTAACCAACAAAGTCGGGCTGACCGGCAAGAATTCCACAACCATTACGAAGACCAGCACCAAAGATATTACAGTTGCGCTGTCTTCGGCGGATGGAGTGGGCACAGGCACCAGAAAAGCACTGAAAATTATCAAAGCCGACGGTGCTGATCAATCGAAGCTGAGCGGGGCAACCTTTGCGCTGTACCGAAAGTCAGGCTCAAGCGAAGTGCTCTTTAATACCCTTACAACAGATGCCAATGGAGAGGCAGTATTTAAAAACCTATGGCCGGGTAAGTATCTGCTGCAGGAAATCAGCGCACCTTCCGGATATGTTCTGGATTCGGGCAAAAAAGTTATTACGTTCGATTCGACAACAGCCATAGTGGAAGAATTCAAAGTATATAATCAAAAAGCAGCAACACCAACACCGTCGGCAACGCCGACAGCGTCGCCGACGGCATCTCCGGTGGTGTCGCCAACGCCGACACCTACGGTGAAGCCAACCGAGACGCCGACGCCAACAGCAACACCAACGCCAACAGCAACGCCAACAGCAACGCCAACAGCAACGCCAACGTCGACGCCAACAGTAACACCAACGCCAACAGCAACAGCAACAGCAACAGCAACAGCAACAGCAACAGCAACAGCAACAGCAACGCCGACTACGCCGCCAGTGATCGACTATTCGACTCCGACTCCAGTGACTTCATCGGTGCCGGGAACAGTAGTCACCCCTGGACCATCGGCAACACCAGCAGCAACGCCGTCTGCCTCACCGGTACAGACGCCGGCTGTTCCGCAACCTACAGCCGTTACCACCGATGAGGAAGTACCTATCGATGAGGAGATTCCATTGGGAGGGGTTCCGAGCATTGGTGAACAGCCTGCACATGGTACCGTGAAGATTACACCTGATGGCAAATGGACATATACCCCTGATCCCGGCTATACCGGTAAAGACAAATTTACAATTGTCGTTACCGATAAAGACGGCAATGAGGAAGAAGAAATCATTGAAGTAGGTGTCGATGAAGTGCCGAAGGGGACTGTAACCGATACACCGGACACTGGGGAAAACGGGCTGCCCGGCAAACTTCCGCAGACCGGAGAAAACAGTCCATTGCCGCTTTACTTGACAGGCGGGGGCTTAATGATTCTGGGAGCCGTTATGTCCAGAAGGTTCAAGAACCACAAAAAATCGAAGTAA
- a CDS encoding response regulator, producing MIQALLVDDERLALMKLKLMLEELTTVNIMGSYTNPVEAVSAASQLQPDVIFLDIDMPEMNGVQVAEAVQSLCPGTSIVFVTAYNSYAVEAFELYALDYVLKPVRRDRLLKTIQRLKERFGREEGAVKKPEHEIMIRSFQSLRFERAGQPLPAIRWRTSKAQELFAYLFHNRNRFVSKDSLIELLWPDFNLKRASTHLYTTIYQIRQSLKQADIGLQIGSASGGEGYTMETGSMLIDSYEWEKGILTLGPINAENCEKHQRLFYFYSGDYLNDYDYLWAESERQRLRTIWLHHAMGMAEFFTAGGRIPEAVTVYQRVVQLQPYFEQGHLGLMKVYDSIGERSAIEEQYQYLADLLKRELGVDMPDNIKTWYEEWKQQHFKSL from the coding sequence ATGATACAAGCTTTGCTGGTGGATGATGAGCGGCTTGCCCTTATGAAATTAAAGCTGATGCTGGAAGAATTAACAACGGTAAATATCATGGGCTCTTACACGAACCCGGTCGAAGCAGTCAGCGCAGCTTCCCAGCTTCAGCCAGACGTTATTTTCCTGGATATAGATATGCCTGAAATGAATGGTGTGCAGGTTGCGGAAGCCGTGCAAAGCCTGTGTCCGGGCACCAGCATTGTGTTTGTGACCGCTTATAACAGCTATGCCGTAGAGGCTTTTGAGCTGTATGCCCTGGATTATGTGCTGAAGCCTGTCCGGCGTGACCGCCTGCTTAAGACCATCCAGCGGCTGAAAGAACGATTCGGCAGGGAAGAAGGAGCTGTAAAAAAGCCTGAACATGAGATCATGATCCGCAGTTTTCAGTCTTTGCGCTTTGAGCGTGCCGGCCAGCCGCTCCCTGCCATCCGCTGGCGCACTTCCAAAGCACAGGAATTATTTGCTTACCTGTTCCATAACCGCAACCGCTTTGTCAGCAAGGACAGTCTTATCGAGCTGCTGTGGCCGGATTTCAATCTGAAGCGGGCTTCAACTCACCTCTACACCACCATTTATCAGATCCGCCAAAGTTTGAAGCAGGCTGATATCGGGCTGCAAATCGGCAGCGCCAGCGGCGGGGAAGGTTATACCATGGAGACAGGCTCCATGCTGATCGACAGCTATGAATGGGAAAAGGGCATTCTTACTCTGGGCCCAATAAACGCTGAAAACTGCGAAAAGCATCAGCGCCTGTTCTATTTCTACTCGGGTGACTATCTGAACGACTACGATTATTTATGGGCTGAGAGTGAGCGGCAGCGTCTTCGGACGATTTGGCTGCATCATGCGATGGGAATGGCTGAATTTTTCACTGCCGGGGGAAGGATTCCCGAAGCGGTAACGGTGTATCAGCGGGTGGTTCAGCTTCAGCCTTATTTTGAGCAAGGACACTTGGGGCTTATGAAGGTATATGACAGCATCGGGGAACGTTCGGCAATCGAGGAGCAGTATCAATACCTGGCAGACCTTCTGAAGCGTGAGCTAGGTGTAGATATGCCTGATAACATTAAGACCTGGTATGAGGAATGGAAGCAGCAGCATTTCAAAAGCCTGTAG
- a CDS encoding RNA polymerase sigma factor → MSAVLGGQHQAFGHLVERYQGMVYRVCIKITGEAESAKDMAQEVFIKAYKALPSFRGQSSFSTWLYRIAYRTCLDWKRANDREWRHRSTADYTENDWVTSQTPEHVLLRKEASEELGENLNHLTEPYRSVVQMYYFQRHSYQEIAEQKGISVKTVESQLYRARQMMRKNGEEWR, encoded by the coding sequence ATTTCAGCCGTGCTGGGCGGGCAGCATCAGGCCTTCGGGCATTTGGTGGAACGTTATCAAGGCATGGTATATCGGGTATGCATCAAGATTACAGGTGAGGCTGAATCGGCCAAGGATATGGCCCAGGAGGTCTTCATCAAAGCCTATAAGGCGCTCCCTTCCTTCAGAGGGCAATCTTCATTCTCCACATGGCTGTACCGGATTGCATACCGGACCTGTCTGGACTGGAAACGGGCCAATGACAGGGAATGGCGGCACCGCAGTACGGCGGATTATACAGAGAATGACTGGGTGACGTCGCAGACGCCAGAGCATGTGCTGCTCCGCAAGGAAGCTTCGGAAGAGCTGGGCGAGAATCTGAATCATCTCACGGAACCGTACCGGTCGGTCGTGCAGATGTATTATTTTCAGCGACACTCTTATCAGGAGATTGCCGAGCAGAAAGGCATTTCAGTCAAAACGGTAGAGTCGCAACTGTACAGGGCCAGACAGATGATGCGTAAAAACGGGGAGGAATGGCGATGA
- a CDS encoding anti-sigma factor family protein produces MNCATVKEWMPHYIDGLLSPEAELRIRLHIESCPDCARWLEEAKEMSSLWNDMESGQEPLEHLDIPDITADVMSQIEQLETGRRERAVRTTMARPRTASRTSWLHYGVAVGLTFLLLQLGVFKDMAYGITEINGHMSTSVSAWLNPDGVNK; encoded by the coding sequence ATGAATTGTGCAACAGTAAAAGAATGGATGCCGCATTATATCGATGGCTTGCTGTCTCCCGAAGCGGAGCTGAGAATCCGTCTGCACATCGAGTCTTGTCCCGATTGCGCCCGGTGGCTGGAGGAAGCGAAGGAAATGTCTTCCTTGTGGAATGACATGGAGAGCGGACAAGAGCCATTGGAACATCTGGATATTCCGGATATCACTGCCGATGTAATGTCCCAAATTGAACAGCTGGAGACAGGACGCCGGGAACGGGCGGTCAGAACAACTATGGCAAGACCCCGCACAGCCTCCAGAACCTCATGGCTGCACTATGGAGTCGCGGTCGGCCTGACTTTCCTGCTGCTGCAGCTGGGTGTGTTCAAAGATATGGCTTACGGCATTACTGAGATTAACGGGCATATGTCCACATCGGTCAGCGCTTGGCTTAACCCTGACGGTGTAAATAAATAA
- a CDS encoding DUF4097 family beta strand repeat-containing protein, producing the protein MARWKIGSFTAALGCIILGVIIALAQFDVITYQALGYLWPALLILFGLETLLRIFIKSDAKTRISGWAVVLIVILVAASGAQKVLVDGSLSGIFGNTQLVPVNGTAEVQPGIKNVKIELPHGKIKLNGVEGSKLDYEGKLELPGDSEQEASSALAQKWTVIAEGDTLTMKLEGNSGWLSNIHIGFNFKDPYLNVSLPSNLAVEVETSDGSIEAGNLQSGIEADTSNGRLDIHDVAGGVDAHTSNGTITAQNVKGEVKLVSSNGAMSLGNIDGSLYAKSSNGKITINSGITGEWKCSSSNGKIIAGVPAATDATITADTSNGSLKGNVSWDGSDGHGTAVLGSGTHKVSLSTSNGSVTVDTAE; encoded by the coding sequence ATGGCGAGATGGAAGATCGGCAGTTTTACCGCAGCCTTGGGCTGCATCATTTTGGGGGTTATCATCGCACTAGCCCAATTTGATGTGATTACTTACCAGGCGCTGGGATATCTCTGGCCTGCACTGCTTATATTGTTCGGGCTGGAGACATTGCTGCGGATATTCATCAAATCCGATGCCAAAACCCGTATAAGCGGCTGGGCTGTTGTTCTCATTGTGATATTGGTTGCTGCCAGCGGGGCACAAAAAGTGCTGGTTGACGGCTCGCTCAGCGGAATCTTTGGCAATACCCAGCTCGTGCCGGTGAATGGAACGGCCGAGGTGCAGCCAGGGATTAAAAATGTGAAGATCGAGCTGCCACACGGCAAGATTAAGCTTAATGGAGTGGAAGGCAGCAAGCTTGATTATGAAGGAAAGCTGGAATTGCCAGGAGACTCGGAACAAGAGGCCTCCAGCGCATTGGCGCAGAAGTGGACCGTTATTGCCGAAGGAGACACCTTGACGATGAAGCTGGAGGGAAATTCCGGCTGGCTGTCCAATATTCATATCGGGTTCAATTTCAAAGATCCCTATTTAAATGTCAGCCTTCCCAGCAATCTTGCAGTAGAAGTCGAAACCAGTGACGGATCGATTGAAGCCGGCAATCTGCAGTCCGGTATTGAAGCGGATACGAGCAACGGCAGACTGGACATTCATGATGTAGCCGGAGGTGTGGATGCGCATACGAGCAATGGAACAATAACCGCACAGAATGTGAAGGGTGAAGTGAAGCTGGTCAGCTCCAACGGTGCGATGAGTCTGGGCAATATCGATGGTTCGCTGTATGCCAAGAGCAGCAACGGCAAGATTACGATTAACTCGGGGATCACCGGCGAATGGAAATGCTCCTCCAGCAACGGCAAGATCATAGCTGGCGTGCCGGCTGCTACGGATGCGACGATCACCGCTGATACCAGCAACGGCTCGCTGAAGGGCAATGTCAGCTGGGACGGAAGCGACGGTCATGGAACCGCCGTACTTGGCAGCGGAACCCACAAAGTTTCTTTGTCGACCAGCAATGGGTCAGTAACGGTAGATACGGCAGAATAG